A genome region from Hoplias malabaricus isolate fHopMal1 chromosome 8, fHopMal1.hap1, whole genome shotgun sequence includes the following:
- the slc25a16 gene encoding graves disease carrier protein, with the protein MAIEASVSTVAQPTVPAPVQRDYYYWLRSFTAGGVAGCCAKTTIAPLDRVKILLQAHNPHYRHLGVFATLRAVPKKEGFLGLYKGNGAMMVRIFPYGAIQFMAFDNYKKFLSTQLGISGHVHRLMAGSMAGMTAVICTYPLDVIRARLAFQVTGEHRYTGIGNAFQTIYLKEGGISGFYRGLTPTIIGMAPYAGFSFFTFGTLKSMGLIHFPELLGKPSLDNPDVLVLKTHVNLLCGGIAGAIAQTISYPLDVARRRMQLGSVLPDSDKCLSLTKTLKHVYRQYGIKQGLYRGLSLNYIRCVPSQAVAFTTYEFMKQLLHLN; encoded by the exons ATGGCGATTGAGGCATCGGTGTCTACAGTGGCTCAGCCCACAGTTCCAGCCCCTGTTCAGAGGGACTATTACTATTGGCTCCGCTCCTTCACAGCAGGAG GTGTAGCAGGATGCTGTGCCAAGACCACTATTGCACCTCTGGACAGAGTGAAAATTTTACTTCAAGCTCATAATCCTCATTACAGACACTTGG gtgtgttTGCTACACTCAGGGCTGTACCTAAAAAAGAGGGCTTCCTTGGGCTGTACAAAGGAAATGGAGCGATGATGGTCAGAATATTCCCATATGGAGCGATTCAGTTTATGGCCTTTGACAACTATAAGAAA ttcCTTAGTACACAACTTGGTATATCTGGGCATGTTCATCGGCTTATGGCTGGATCAATGGCAG GAATGACTGCAGTCATTTGCACTTATCCACTGGATGTTATACGCGCTCGTCTGGCATTTCAGGTGACAGGGGAACATCGCTACACTGGCATAGGTAATGCCTTCCAGACAATCTACTTGAAG GAGGGTGGCATCTCTGGATTTTACCGTGGTCTCACGCCTACCATCATTGGCATGGCTCCATATGCAG GTTTTTCGTTTTTCACGTTTGGTACTCTGAAGAGTATGGGGTTGATTCACTTCCCTGAGCTACTGGGCAAACCTTCTCTAGACAACCCAGATGTCCTGGTTCTGAAGACTCATgtaaacctgctctgtggtggcatTGCTGGGGCCATCGCTCAGACTATATC ATATCCTCTTGATGTCGCCCGGAGGAGAATGCAGTTAGGATCAGTGCTCCCTGACTCTGACAAATGTCT TAGCTTGACGAAGACCCTTAAGCATGTGTACAGGCAGTATGGGATTAAACAAGGACTGTACCGTGGACTGTCCCTCAACTACATCCGCTGTGTACCATCCCAAGCTGTTGCCTTCACTACATATGAGTTTATGAAACAACTCCTGCACTTGAACTAG